CGGGTCGAGCACGACGACGTCGTCGGGCAGCGTGGAGAGGATCCGGCGCACGAGGCCGGTGGGCTTGGGCGACTCGAAGACGTGGCCGACCAGCGCCTTGAGCTCGGCGACCGCCGTGTCCGTCGAGCCGATCTCCTCGGCCAGCCAGATCGTGCGCAGCTTCTTGCGGCGCCCACCGTCGCGGTGCAGCCAGTCGCGCTGGAAGATGTCGGCGCGCTCGCCGGCACGGCCGCGGATCACCCGGCACTCCAGGTCGTCGGGACGCTCCTCGACCCGAGGCCTCGACCACCGCCACACCGCCGGCCGACCGTCGCCGAAGACGGGCGTCAGCTCCCTGCTGCCGTCGAACTCCGCCACCGACACCCGCCCGGTCACGGGGTCGCCGTGGAGCGGGTAGTGGAGGGTCGGCGTGCTCACCGGGTTGAACTTCTTGTTGGTGTTGCGCAGCGGGAGGTAGCGGAACCGGCGCCCGTCGGGCGCGGTGAGCGGGAAGTCGGCCTCGTCCACGGCCTCGGCGCTGGTGCCGTCGACCAGGCAGTCGGGCAGGTGGCGGGCGTACGCCAGGACGTACTCGTGGCTGGTCGCGAACCCCCGGCCGAGCTGGCGGCCCTTGGGGTTGAGGTTGACCACGACCTGGGCGAGGAAGTTGGCCTCCCCGAAGACCTCGTCCATCAGCAGCCGCAGATGGGCGACCTCGTTGTCGTCGATGCTGACGAACACCGCGCCGTGCCGGGCCAGCACCTC
The sequence above is drawn from the Nocardioides sp. zg-1228 genome and encodes:
- a CDS encoding site-specific DNA-methyltransferase, giving the protein MPVEPAPRPGAACNTLHVGDNLDVLPRLPAGSVDVVYADPPYNTGNDFAYADRFRDDSHADPYAGRHAAWTAMMRPRLVAVHEVLARHGAVFVSIDDNEVAHLRLLMDEVFGEANFLAQVVVNLNPKGRQLGRGFATSHEYVLAYARHLPDCLVDGTSAEAVDEADFPLTAPDGRRFRYLPLRNTNKKFNPVSTPTLHYPLHGDPVTGRVSVAEFDGSRELTPVFGDGRPAVWRWSRPRVEERPDDLECRVIRGRAGERADIFQRDWLHRDGGRRKKLRTIWLAEEIGSTDTAVAELKALVGHVFESPKPTGLVRRILSTLPDDVVVLDPFAGSGTTGHAVALANAADGGTRRCISINSAEPTREGSNARLAGLDTVADITRARLAAVAEQVGGGLDVVG